From one Phragmitibacter flavus genomic stretch:
- a CDS encoding DUF4256 domain-containing protein, with protein sequence MTKKQPKDKKHLTPDQHEELLSTLRTRFDKHMHRHQCIEWAQVQAKLEAHPEKWWSLHQMEQSGGEPDVVGHDQKSDEYLFFDCSTETPKGRTSVCYDREGLESRKEHRPKTSAIDMATEMGIELLTEEQYHDLQKLGEFDMKTSSWVKTPAELRKLGGALFGDRRFGRVFIYHNGAQSYYGVRGFRGALSV encoded by the coding sequence ATGACTAAAAAACAGCCCAAGGATAAAAAGCACCTGACGCCCGATCAACACGAAGAATTGCTCAGCACCCTGCGGACACGATTCGACAAGCACATGCACCGTCACCAATGTATTGAATGGGCACAGGTTCAGGCAAAGCTGGAAGCTCACCCCGAGAAATGGTGGTCGCTTCATCAAATGGAACAATCCGGCGGTGAACCCGATGTCGTCGGTCACGACCAAAAGTCCGACGAATACCTGTTTTTCGATTGTTCAACAGAAACCCCAAAAGGCCGGACCAGCGTTTGTTATGACCGCGAAGGTCTGGAATCGAGGAAAGAACACCGACCCAAAACCAGCGCCATCGACATGGCGACCGAAATGGGCATTGAGCTTTTGACCGAAGAACAATACCACGATTTGCAAAAACTCGGCGAGTTTGACATGAAAACCTCCAGTTGGGTGAAAACGCCAGCCGAATTGAGAAAACTCGGTGGGGCGTTGTTTGGTGACCGCCGCTTTGGCCGCGTTTTCATCTATCACAACGGAGCGCAATCGTATTATGGCGTTAGAGGCTTTAGGGGAGCCCTGTCAGTTTAA
- a CDS encoding tetratricopeptide repeat protein — MVFPVWKYGFLHWEDSAYVTENPVVAGGLTLTSFKAALTTAPEANWMPFTWLAMAAQTDLAGPPPHAFLFRFTSLILHAFAGLLLWLLLAGQRPDWRWAAIIATATFLIHPQRVESVAWVSSQKDLWATLWILAAALCYSQTWTERPNISTPNATVPWRIFAGLFFALSLLSKPSGVSAPLLILVVESARGIPWKTALKRTVPFFGLSIAVVLISWRMNTTQEMLFDPSSISLLDRMTRALAIVSHHVATFLAPASLAPELVQPVPAWPWVTGGIAIILGILAALLTPKLRPVALPLFCWLILLVPISGIIPSPMVFTSDRMHHLPSLALSFAIAALFHQITTISRHPFSTVVGVVVCAVPIAVWSSLSHKQSFIWKDDETLFRHIVTHYPHHALAHVNLGVLALSKNDTATARQQFIRAATQGDRPLFSAWNNLLILQMKENDFQSAVATAQGLTVAFPKRAESWYLLGSTHRAHQDLEAALEAFQKADLLRPDSLMILNAMSHCLTQLNRAEEAAQIQSRIPAHLRQ, encoded by the coding sequence ATGGTTTTCCCTGTGTGGAAATATGGTTTCCTGCATTGGGAGGACTCTGCCTATGTGACAGAAAATCCGGTAGTTGCAGGTGGGCTCACGCTCACCTCCTTCAAAGCCGCCCTTACCACCGCTCCCGAAGCCAATTGGATGCCCTTCACCTGGCTGGCCATGGCCGCGCAAACCGACCTCGCCGGCCCGCCACCCCACGCCTTCCTCTTTCGCTTCACCTCCCTTATCTTGCACGCATTCGCCGGACTGCTGCTCTGGCTGCTTCTCGCCGGCCAAAGACCTGATTGGCGCTGGGCCGCCATCATCGCCACTGCCACCTTCCTCATCCATCCGCAACGCGTGGAAAGCGTCGCCTGGGTTTCGTCGCAAAAAGACCTCTGGGCCACTCTGTGGATTCTCGCCGCCGCTCTCTGTTATTCCCAAACCTGGACTGAGCGCCCCAACATTTCTACACCCAACGCAACCGTCCCCTGGCGCATCTTCGCGGGATTGTTCTTCGCCCTTTCCCTGCTCTCCAAACCTTCCGGAGTCAGCGCCCCATTGCTGATCTTGGTTGTCGAATCTGCGCGTGGCATCCCCTGGAAAACCGCCCTGAAACGCACCGTCCCTTTCTTCGGCCTTTCAATCGCCGTCGTGCTCATTTCATGGCGCATGAACACCACGCAGGAAATGCTCTTCGATCCCTCCTCCATCAGCCTGCTTGACCGAATGACCCGCGCCCTTGCCATCGTTTCGCATCACGTTGCGACGTTCCTCGCCCCCGCCTCCCTCGCCCCCGAACTGGTCCAACCAGTCCCTGCCTGGCCCTGGGTCACCGGGGGTATCGCAATCATCCTGGGCATTCTCGCCGCCCTGCTCACCCCCAAACTCCGCCCTGTTGCCCTGCCGCTGTTCTGCTGGCTCATCCTGCTGGTTCCCATCAGCGGCATCATCCCCTCGCCCATGGTTTTCACCTCCGACCGGATGCATCACCTTCCCTCCCTCGCCTTGTCGTTTGCCATCGCCGCGCTGTTCCACCAAATCACCACCATTTCGCGACATCCTTTCTCCACCGTCGTCGGCGTCGTTGTCTGCGCGGTGCCCATCGCGGTCTGGTCATCCCTTTCCCACAAACAAAGCTTCATTTGGAAAGACGATGAAACCCTCTTTCGCCACATCGTCACCCACTATCCCCACCACGCGCTTGCCCATGTGAACCTTGGCGTCCTCGCCCTCAGCAAAAACGACACCGCCACCGCCCGGCAGCAATTTATTCGTGCCGCCACCCAAGGTGACCGCCCCCTCTTCTCCGCGTGGAACAACCTGCTCATCCTGCAAATGAAGGAAAACGACTTCCAGTCCGCCGTCGCCACCGCACAAGGTCTCACCGTCGCCTTCCCCAAACGCGCCGAATCCTGGTATCTGCTCGGCTCCACCCATCGCGCCCATCAAGACCTCGAAGCCGCCTTGGAAGCTTTTCAGAAAGCCGACCTCCTCCGTCCCGACTCCCTCATGATCCTGAACGCCATGAGCCACTGCCTCACCCAACTCAACCGCGCCGAGGAAGCCGCCCAAATCCAGTCACGCATCCCCGCCCACCTGCGCCAATAG
- a CDS encoding PEP-CTERM sorting domain-containing protein (PEP-CTERM proteins occur, often in large numbers, in the proteomes of bacteria that also encode an exosortase, a predicted intramembrane cysteine proteinase. The presence of a PEP-CTERM domain at a protein's C-terminus predicts cleavage within the sorting domain, followed by covalent anchoring to some some component of the (usually Gram-negative) cell surface. Many PEP-CTERM proteins exhibit an unusual sequence composition that includes large numbers of potential glycosylation sites. Expression of one such protein has been shown restore the ability of a bacterium to form floc, a type of biofilm.), whose amino-acid sequence MESDAQSQTIAQDDFSSNTLSGGSGWSNSWSHGTVVNGSLLFNGSGSQTTTRNFNGLSNVFTPRPGQNANGAFAGTYSIQFDIGFEINTAITGNFGFRMYQGQSNQGTSLLGVWKSDINNGSLTFGTSNNNNIIVPQSLLNDPMNGNQAFDVWNIGAAANSISRGIEYEFTYSIDVLHGQNPNQYRGDTYNVQVVRYDSGIATHTYISADLGWPTTGDLNIGNNLDNITFQNTNNKTNVFIDDLTVTSPVPEPSSSLLVLLSLTGFALIRRRRSPR is encoded by the coding sequence TTGGAGTCGGATGCCCAAAGCCAGACCATTGCCCAAGACGATTTTTCGTCCAACACCCTCAGCGGGGGCTCAGGCTGGTCAAACTCCTGGAGCCATGGAACCGTGGTCAATGGAAGTCTTCTCTTCAATGGCAGTGGTTCTCAGACCACCACCAGAAATTTTAATGGTCTTTCCAATGTCTTCACTCCCCGCCCTGGCCAGAACGCCAATGGTGCCTTTGCGGGAACTTATTCCATTCAATTTGACATTGGATTCGAAATCAACACCGCCATCACCGGCAACTTTGGCTTCCGCATGTATCAAGGTCAAAGCAACCAGGGAACTTCACTTTTGGGAGTCTGGAAGAGCGATATCAACAACGGAAGCCTTACCTTCGGCACCTCAAATAACAACAACATCATTGTTCCTCAATCCTTGTTGAACGACCCCATGAACGGCAATCAGGCGTTTGACGTATGGAACATCGGGGCCGCAGCCAACAGCATCAGCAGGGGCATTGAATACGAGTTCACCTACTCCATCGACGTGCTTCATGGACAGAATCCCAACCAATACCGGGGCGACACCTACAATGTGCAGGTCGTTCGCTATGACAGCGGCATTGCCACCCACACCTACATCAGCGCAGACCTCGGCTGGCCTACCACCGGAGACCTCAACATTGGCAACAACCTCGACAACATCACTTTCCAGAACACCAACAACAAAACGAATGTGTTTATTGACGATTTGACGGTAACTTCTCCAGTTCCCGAACCGAGCTCCAGCCTTCTCGTTCTTCTCAGCCTGACTGGATTCGCTCTAATTCGTCGCAGACGATCCCCAAGATGA